In the Stakelama saccharophila genome, AGCGGGTCAGGCCGCCCGGTCCGCCGACCTGCGGCAACAGGAGGTTGGCGGCGCTGTTGTCGCTCAGTTCGACAGCGGCCTGGGCGAGCTGTTCGACTGTCATGCCGCCCTGGGCGAGATTGGCCTTCACCACGGGCGCATAGTCCAGAAGATCGGCCTGGCCGAACTTCACCTGGCGATCCAGCGGCAGGTCGCCGCGCTGCGCCTTCACCAGCACCGCGGCGGCGAGCAGGATCTTGAAGGTGGAGCACAGCGCGAAGCGTTCCTGCGCATTCCACAGCAGGCGGTGGCCGTTGCCGGTGTCGATCGCGGCGATGCCGAGCCGGCCGCCCGAGCTGCGCTCCAGCACGTCGAAGATCGACTTGCGGGCCTGGCCGAATAGGGGCGTGGCGGCGGTGAAGCCGAGCGCGCCGGCGCCGGCGATCCAGTGTCTGCGGTTGATCATGGTCATCGTCCCTGCATGTC is a window encoding:
- the bla gene encoding class A beta-lactamase yields the protein MTMINRRHWIAGAGALGFTAATPLFGQARKSIFDVLERSSGGRLGIAAIDTGNGHRLLWNAQERFALCSTFKILLAAAVLVKAQRGDLPLDRQVKFGQADLLDYAPVVKANLAQGGMTVEQLAQAAVELSDNSAANLLLPQVGGPGGLTRFIREQGDQITRLDRPEPDLNDVKPDDPRDTTTPGAMVTLMQDLLVGNVLTPQSREKLIGWMVASRTGDQRLRARLPDDWRVGDKTGTGAHNFNDVAIAYPPGRKPILIACYLDAPGLDAEAANKAHQRVGSLVGRLFAQR